The following coding sequences lie in one Arachis ipaensis cultivar K30076 chromosome B05, Araip1.1, whole genome shotgun sequence genomic window:
- the LOC107644582 gene encoding inactive protein RESTRICTED TEV MOVEMENT 2-like, with protein MGKNNTAGATMIGSYEEFEPCCRWIREEKHVTVEIDLKGFKKEQLKVQTNNKGLLTIFGERPLDSSNNKWSRFHKEIRLPKDTNVNEISAKLSHGVLSIVMPKKVEEHYSSSIGELKTRKRTAIKVVIGVVAVVVTLVTLGTFVTRIMNTHYPHGGAAKVDT; from the exons ATGGGAAAAAATAACACTGCTGGGGCTACAATGATTGGATCATATGAGGAATTTGAACCTTGCTGCAGatggattagagaagaaaaacaTGTCACTGTTGAGATTGATTTGAAGG GTTTCAAGAAGGAGCAACTTAAGGTTCAAACAAACAACAAAGGATTGCTAACTATCTTTGGAGAAAGGCCTCTAGATTCATCCAACAACAAATGGAGCCGTTTTCACAAAGAAATTAGGCTTCCAAAAGACACAAATGTGAATGAAATCAGTGCAAAGTTATCTCATGGAGTGCTCTCTATTGTGATGCCAAAGAAAGTTGAAGAGCATTACTCCTCCTCCATTGGTGAATTGAAAACAAGGAAGAGGACAGCAATTAAGGTTGTAATTGGAGTAGTGGCTGTGGTGGTTACATTGGTTACACTTGGAACTTTTGTAACAAGAATTATGAATactcattatcctcatggtggtgCTGCCAAGGTTGATACTTGA
- the LOC107644581 gene encoding TMV resistance protein N, translating into MALHSSSISYAWKYHVFISFRGEDTRYGFTGYLYEALSNKGIHTFIDDEDLPKGDEITPSLLSSIQESRIAIIVLSPNYASSSFCLDELVEILHSVKGNNWLVLPVFYKVDPSDVRRQTNSFGEAMAKHEETFKNDLNKVKKWKEALHQVANLSGYHFKHGVGYEHKFIRIIVEEISRKIRRESLPVADYPVGLDSRVSEVISLLEIESNDAVHMVGIHGVGGIGKTTLALAVYNLIADHFEGVCFLESIRENSNKYGLVYLQNILLSQILGKEKVQIVGVRQGAPQIEQRLCRKKVLLVLDDVDEQEQLKAVAEKPERFGCGSRVIITTRDTHLLKLHRVERIYEVQGLNKKESIDLLTWKAFKIDTVSPSYTNILTRVVTYASGLPLTLEVIGSNLFGKDLKQWESALDQYKKSLHMVGYPSKYLPYDFQPKELSILKLPYDFSVSTKLDNLFKASVLNSFFFSFCM; encoded by the exons ATGGCACTCCACTCTTCTTCCATAAGCTATGCATGGAAATACCACGTCTTCATTAGCTTCAGAGGCGAAGATACTCGTTACGGTTTTACTGGCTATCTTTATGAAGCTCTTTCTAATAAAGGAATCCACACCTTCATTgatgatgaggatcttccaaaagGAGATGAAATCACACCCTCACTTCTCAGCTCAATTCAAGAGTCTAGGATTGCCATCATTGTGCTCTCTCCTAactatgcttcttcttctttctgctTAGATGAGCTTGTCGAGATCCTTCACTCCGTCAAGGGAAATAATTGGTTGGTTTTGCCGGTTTTCTATAAGGTTGATCCTTCTGATGTGCGCCGTCAAACAAACAGTTTTGGAGAAGCAATGGCTAAACATGAGGAGACATTCAAGAATGACTTGAACAAGGTGAAAAAATGGAAGGAGGCTCTGCATCAAGTGGCTAATTTGTCTGGCTATCATTTCAAACATGG GGTTGGATATGAACATAAGTTTATTAGAATTATTGTGGAAGAAATTTCAAGAAAGATAAGGCGTGAATCTTTGCCTGTTGCTGATTACCCCGTCGGACTAGATTCTCGAGTATCAGAAGTAATTTCACTTTTGGAAATTGAATCTAATGATGCCGTGCATATGGTAGGAATACATGGAGTTGGTGGAATAGGAAAAACAACACTTGCTCTTGCAGTTTATAACTTGATTGCTGATCATTTTGAAGGTGTGTGCTTTCTTGAAAGCATcagagaaaattcaaataaatatggGTTGGTATATCTTCAAAATATCCTTCTTTCTCAGATATTAGGAAAGGAGAAAGTTCAGATTGTAGGTGTTAGACAAGGAGCTCCACAAATAGAACAAAGACTTTGTCGAAAGAAGGTTCTTTTGGTTCTGGATGATGTTGATGAACAAGAGCAGTTAAAAGCTGTTGCTGAAAAACCTGAACGGTTTGGTTGTGGTAGCAGAGTCATTATTACAACACGGGACACACATTTGCTAAAACTCCATCGTGTTGAAAGGATATACGAAGTACAAGGTTTAAATAAGAAAGAGTCAATTGATTTGCTTACTTGGAAAGCTTTTAAAATTGATACTGTTAGTCCAAGTTACACAAATATTTTAACTCGTGTAGTAACTTATGCTTCTGGACTTCCATTGACTTTGGAAGTAATAGGTTCTAACTTGTTTGGAAAAGATTTAAAACAATGGGAATCTGCATTAGATCAATATAAAAAAAGTCTCCATATGGTGGGATATCCTTCAAAGTATTTGCCATATGATTTTCAACCAAAGGAACTCTCCATACTCAAGTTGCCCTATGATTTCTCTGTGTCAACCAAGTTGGATAACTTATTTAAGGCAAGTGtactaaattctttttttttttcattttgcaTGTAA